One Paenibacillus crassostreae DNA segment encodes these proteins:
- a CDS encoding ABC transporter permease — MHMIIMQCKAEMKRILRNPYYVFWSLLLPIVFYFIFTRLVNTNANDNQLWQAHYLMSMTTFSVMGSSIMTLGIRIVQERVHGWSTFMRITPLPESVYSFGKMFGQSVMHLLSIIVIFGAGYLMNGVSLSASQWIYSGLWILVACAPFLALGTLVGNMKRVDTASGVSNAIYMVLAVIGGMWFPIESFPSLLQRISHWLPSYSYGNGAWEIIRGNAPSLENILILVGYLIIFMVLSTYIGKKQEVV; from the coding sequence ATGCATATGATCATCATGCAATGTAAAGCTGAAATGAAGAGAATTCTACGTAATCCTTATTATGTATTCTGGTCCTTACTGTTACCCATTGTGTTTTATTTCATCTTTACTCGGCTCGTTAACACCAATGCCAATGACAATCAGCTCTGGCAAGCTCATTATTTGATGTCTATGACTACCTTTAGTGTAATGGGTTCGTCGATCATGACTCTAGGCATCCGAATTGTTCAGGAACGTGTTCATGGTTGGTCCACCTTCATGCGAATTACTCCGCTCCCTGAGAGTGTCTATTCTTTTGGTAAAATGTTCGGACAGTCCGTTATGCATTTACTCTCTATTATCGTTATCTTTGGTGCGGGATATTTAATGAATGGCGTATCCCTATCTGCATCGCAATGGATCTACAGTGGACTTTGGATATTAGTAGCTTGTGCACCTTTTCTGGCACTTGGAACATTAGTTGGAAACATGAAAAGAGTAGACACGGCAAGTGGCGTTAGTAATGCCATCTATATGGTACTCGCTGTTATAGGAGGAATGTGGTTCCCTATTGAGTCTTTCCCCAGCCTATTGCAACGAATTAGTCACTGGCTTCCTTCCTATAGCTATGGAAACGGGGCTTGGGAGATTATACGCGGAAATGCCCCTTCACTTGAAAATATACTCATTCTGGTAGGATATCTTATAATCTTTATGGTACTATCAACGTATATTGGCAAAAAGCAGGAAGTGGTGTAG
- the hisIE gene encoding bifunctional phosphoribosyl-AMP cyclohydrolase/phosphoribosyl-ATP diphosphatase HisIE, with protein MSNNLNQVGSLEQIQNEIRFDEAGLVPAIVQDATTKNVLMMAYMNLESLKLSVESGETWFWSRSRQQLWHKGATSGNTQRITSLSYDCDGDTLLIQVLPQGPACHTGNVTCFFNEVSLDKKVSRAIPANDRFAVLAELEQIIAQREKERPEGAYTTYLFEKGVDKILKKVGEETAEAIIAAKNKDNDELRLEVSDLIYHLLVLLEERKLPLDEIMTELSRRHERPRRD; from the coding sequence ATGAGTAATAACTTAAACCAAGTAGGTTCATTGGAACAAATTCAGAATGAGATTCGCTTTGATGAAGCGGGGTTAGTGCCTGCTATTGTACAAGATGCAACAACGAAAAATGTGTTAATGATGGCATATATGAATCTTGAATCGCTTAAACTGTCAGTAGAGAGTGGTGAAACATGGTTCTGGAGTCGTTCTAGACAACAACTATGGCATAAAGGTGCAACTTCAGGCAACACGCAACGCATTACATCATTAAGTTATGATTGTGATGGAGATACATTGCTGATTCAAGTATTGCCTCAAGGTCCTGCTTGCCACACAGGCAACGTAACTTGTTTCTTTAATGAAGTATCATTGGATAAGAAAGTTAGTAGAGCTATTCCAGCGAATGACCGTTTCGCGGTGTTGGCAGAGTTGGAACAAATTATTGCACAGCGTGAGAAGGAACGTCCAGAAGGCGCATACACAACTTACTTATTTGAAAAGGGTGTAGATAAGATTCTGAAAAAGGTCGGAGAAGAAACGGCTGAGGCGATCATTGCTGCAAAAAATAAAGATAACGATGAATTACGACTTGAAGTCAGCGATCTAATCTATCACCTTCTTGTATTGCTTGAAGAACGTAAGCTTCCACTAGATGAAATTATGACTGAGCTTAGTCGACGTCACGAGCGTCCAAGACGCGATTAA
- a CDS encoding ABC transporter ATP-binding protein, which translates to MNAIVELKNVTKSFGEKKAVDNVSLSIERGSIVAILGPNGAGKTTVLSMILGLMKPSQGTISVLGKHPKDTEVRNKIGAMLQEVSIMDGLKVRELITLIRSYYPEPLDMSQLTPLTGLNDADLNRLATKLSGGQKRKLGFALALAGNPDLIFLDEPTVGLDVTARRMFWDKVRELTTLGKTILFTTHYLPEAEDFADRVILFNEGIIIADGTPDEIKSTLTISSVSFKSDDPNLCDALLQLPQVTDVYEKEGRIYTVTEDTDSVLASIFEHKYAVKEIRIEQGRLDDAFEQLTLHPEFNVKEGAI; encoded by the coding sequence ATGAACGCCATTGTGGAATTAAAGAATGTTACCAAAAGCTTTGGAGAAAAAAAAGCCGTGGACAATGTTTCCTTATCTATTGAGAGAGGTTCCATCGTTGCTATATTAGGCCCAAACGGGGCGGGTAAAACAACAGTCTTGTCTATGATATTAGGTCTGATGAAGCCTAGCCAAGGTACTATATCTGTTCTAGGTAAACATCCAAAAGATACAGAAGTACGGAACAAAATTGGAGCTATGCTACAAGAAGTTAGTATTATGGATGGCTTGAAGGTTCGCGAACTTATTACATTAATCCGTAGTTACTACCCAGAACCGCTTGATATGAGTCAATTGACGCCATTAACCGGTCTGAATGATGCAGATCTAAATCGCCTGGCAACGAAGTTATCTGGTGGGCAGAAGCGTAAACTTGGTTTCGCTCTCGCTCTTGCTGGTAATCCCGACCTCATATTCTTAGACGAACCCACCGTCGGTTTAGACGTTACCGCTCGTCGCATGTTCTGGGATAAAGTTCGTGAATTAACTACACTAGGCAAAACAATTCTATTTACTACTCATTATCTTCCAGAAGCTGAAGACTTTGCAGATCGAGTTATCTTATTTAATGAAGGAATCATCATAGCTGATGGCACTCCAGACGAGATCAAATCCACATTGACGATAAGTTCGGTCTCATTTAAATCCGACGACCCTAATCTATGTGATGCTCTACTTCAATTACCTCAGGTTACTGATGTTTATGAAAAAGAGGGTCGGATCTATACCGTTACTGAAGATACAGATAGCGTTCTAGCATCCATCTTTGAACACAAGTATGCAGTTAAAGAAATTCGAATCGAGCAAGGTAGGCTTGACGATGCTTTCGAACAGTTAACGTTACATCCAGAATTTAATGTCAAAGAGGGGGCTATATAA
- the trxB gene encoding thioredoxin-disulfide reductase, with amino-acid sequence MYKSIVIGTGPAGLTAAIYLARANMNPLVIEGMQPGGQLTTTTEIENFPGFPDGIMGPELMDNMRKQAERFGAEFKSGWVERVDFSTRPFKVQVDGLGELLAETVIISTGASAKYLGIPGEQDNIGRGVSTCATCDGFFFREKKIIVVGGGDSAMEEANFLTRFGSSVTVVNRREELRASKIMQDRARENEKVLWALNRTPLEVVTEGMGLKGLKVLNNETNEEELIEADGVFVAIGHTPNTKFLDNQITTDDVGYIVVKPGTTETNIPGVFACGDVQDTRYRQAISAAGSGCMAAMDAEKFIEGNMVHDWSESLGK; translated from the coding sequence ATGTACAAATCAATCGTGATTGGAACAGGTCCTGCCGGATTAACGGCAGCCATTTACCTTGCTCGTGCCAATATGAATCCATTAGTTATTGAAGGAATGCAACCAGGGGGTCAATTAACGACAACGACTGAAATTGAGAATTTCCCAGGGTTCCCAGATGGCATAATGGGTCCTGAATTAATGGATAACATGCGTAAGCAAGCAGAACGCTTCGGAGCTGAATTCAAGTCTGGCTGGGTTGAGAGGGTAGACTTCTCTACACGCCCATTTAAAGTTCAAGTGGATGGATTAGGTGAATTATTAGCAGAGACGGTTATTATATCTACGGGTGCATCAGCGAAATACTTAGGCATACCGGGTGAACAGGATAATATCGGACGTGGAGTTAGCACCTGTGCAACCTGTGATGGTTTCTTCTTCCGTGAAAAGAAGATCATCGTGGTTGGTGGCGGGGATTCCGCTATGGAAGAAGCCAACTTCTTGACTCGGTTCGGTTCTAGTGTAACGGTAGTAAACCGTCGCGAAGAACTACGTGCTTCCAAGATCATGCAGGATCGTGCTCGTGAGAACGAGAAGGTTCTATGGGCATTGAACCGGACACCGCTAGAAGTGGTTACGGAAGGAATGGGCCTTAAAGGGTTAAAGGTTCTTAACAATGAGACCAATGAGGAAGAATTGATTGAAGCAGATGGTGTGTTCGTAGCGATTGGACACACTCCGAATACGAAATTCCTAGACAATCAGATTACAACGGATGACGTGGGGTACATTGTTGTTAAGCCGGGTACGACAGAGACGAATATTCCGGGTGTATTCGCATGTGGTGATGTACAGGATACACGTTATCGTCAAGCAATCTCTGCAGCAGGTTCAGGTTGTATGGCCGCGATGGATGCCGAGAAATTTATTGAAGGTAATATGGTGCACGACTGGAGCGAATCGCTAGGTAAGTAA
- a CDS encoding ROK family glucokinase, producing the protein MSENIYVGVDLGGTAIKVGICNQEGQLLLTHEGPTETEKGTQVVIDNIEKYVREIVEKSPYEWDQLVGVGAGVAGFTNVVEGIIVLAPNIGFRDVPIRSLLEERIGKPVKIDNDANVAALGEAWSGAGRGIDNCVCYTLGTGVGGGIILNGKIYQGFSGMAGEIGHISVVPDLEAIQCGCGKKGCVETVSSATGIIRMAKDAVERGDRTVLSNVETINAKAVFDAAKAGDEVALRIVNRAAFYLGKSMSAVAAVLNPEVFIVGGGVSYAGDILFNEVREVFAKFTPEPLQRGVSILPAQLGNNAGIVGAAGLHLRS; encoded by the coding sequence ATGTCTGAAAATATCTATGTTGGTGTGGATTTAGGTGGTACAGCGATTAAAGTGGGAATTTGTAATCAAGAGGGGCAGCTTCTTCTAACACATGAAGGACCGACCGAGACTGAAAAAGGTACTCAAGTTGTCATTGATAATATTGAGAAGTATGTGCGTGAAATTGTGGAGAAGTCACCATATGAGTGGGATCAGCTTGTAGGTGTTGGAGCAGGAGTTGCCGGGTTTACGAATGTCGTTGAGGGAATTATTGTCCTTGCACCCAACATAGGATTTCGAGATGTTCCGATTCGGTCTCTGTTAGAGGAGCGAATTGGCAAGCCTGTCAAAATAGATAATGATGCTAATGTGGCTGCTTTGGGTGAAGCTTGGAGCGGTGCAGGTCGTGGAATTGATAACTGTGTCTGCTATACACTTGGAACCGGAGTGGGCGGAGGTATTATCCTCAATGGAAAGATCTATCAAGGATTCTCTGGGATGGCAGGAGAGATTGGTCATATCTCAGTTGTGCCTGATCTGGAAGCGATTCAATGTGGTTGCGGTAAAAAGGGTTGTGTAGAAACGGTATCATCTGCAACAGGAATCATCCGTATGGCTAAAGATGCTGTAGAACGTGGAGATCGTACTGTTCTTTCTAATGTAGAGACAATAAATGCGAAGGCTGTATTCGATGCAGCCAAGGCTGGCGATGAAGTTGCACTTCGTATTGTTAATCGCGCTGCATTTTACTTAGGTAAATCGATGTCAGCGGTAGCTGCGGTGTTAAATCCTGAAGTATTTATTGTAGGTGGAGGTGTATCCTACGCAGGAGACATTCTATTTAACGAAGTGCGTGAAGTATTTGCGAAGTTTACTCCAGAGCCATTACAACGGGGTGTGTCGATTCTACCTGCTCAATTAGGAAATAATGCTGGAATTGTTGGGGCTGCAGGTCTTCATCTTCGTTCATAG
- a CDS encoding tetratricopeptide repeat protein: MNEDKLRAEVLYNKIIPVHLDANFFFERAVRSLDRNHYDKALRYFGKAVEYEPNNPVNHCNMAGIMSEMGDYAGSNAVLLQVIENIDPSMTECYYYMANNFANMEQFEEAEKALVTYLEEDSEGQFLMESEDLMDLLHYELDRPTKLTRIKSRGGMVEHEHARALLEEGKFAQAVDLLEDIVKNNEDFLAARNNLALAYYYVGLFEKAKITIQEVLELEPGNLHGLCNLAIFYQHENDMTSLLPLLQLLTVTVPFHQEHLFKLATTMGILGQHEQAYIHFRRLIKDEEFKDDPSLYHYTAAAGFNCRRYVEAEKYWRYALKLDPDSDIPRYYLSQLQEFLAGTTQQPKISYHYHLPFEEQLKMWDESDEGITDEILQNPLIRSSFFWALRHGDVATKLQVIQSFAWIGDEEVRQVLRAILNDPDEDKEIIEAARTVLEELDEEELFIDPAANLDKVIPYLHIVGASHAQDDESSRMVIDMTLKMMDPPCGLVQQQNVRNLWSEFMRSSYPDTPRIDHIEVWSAALDYWATKMSDLPTSYQEIARRYGISVSTVSRYARRMDSVCHMKDKMK, from the coding sequence ATGAATGAGGATAAACTACGGGCTGAAGTCCTATACAATAAAATAATACCTGTCCATTTGGATGCCAACTTTTTCTTTGAAAGGGCTGTACGTTCGTTGGACCGCAATCATTATGACAAGGCACTGAGATATTTCGGAAAAGCAGTAGAGTATGAACCGAATAATCCAGTGAACCATTGCAATATGGCCGGAATCATGTCAGAAATGGGTGATTATGCGGGATCCAATGCCGTATTATTACAAGTTATAGAGAATATTGATCCGTCGATGACGGAATGCTACTACTATATGGCTAACAACTTTGCCAATATGGAACAATTCGAAGAAGCTGAGAAGGCATTAGTCACCTATCTGGAAGAAGATAGTGAAGGACAGTTTCTTATGGAGTCTGAGGATTTAATGGATTTACTACATTATGAACTAGACCGTCCAACTAAGCTCACTCGGATTAAGAGCCGAGGTGGAATGGTAGAGCATGAGCATGCTCGGGCTCTTCTAGAAGAAGGTAAGTTTGCACAAGCTGTAGACCTATTAGAAGATATTGTAAAGAACAATGAGGATTTCTTGGCAGCTCGCAATAATTTGGCGCTTGCCTATTATTATGTAGGGTTATTTGAGAAAGCGAAGATAACGATTCAAGAGGTATTGGAACTAGAGCCAGGAAATCTACATGGTCTCTGCAATTTAGCTATATTTTATCAACATGAGAATGATATGACGTCTTTGCTTCCATTATTACAGTTGCTTACCGTTACCGTTCCGTTTCATCAAGAACATTTGTTTAAACTTGCGACTACGATGGGGATTCTTGGTCAACATGAGCAAGCTTATATCCATTTCCGACGTTTAATTAAGGATGAGGAGTTTAAGGATGATCCTAGTTTGTATCATTATACTGCTGCAGCGGGATTTAACTGTAGGCGATATGTAGAGGCAGAGAAGTATTGGAGATATGCATTAAAACTTGATCCTGATTCAGATATCCCGAGATACTACTTATCTCAACTTCAGGAGTTTCTAGCAGGAACAACACAACAACCTAAGATTAGTTATCATTACCATCTCCCTTTTGAAGAGCAGTTAAAGATGTGGGATGAAAGTGATGAAGGAATAACGGATGAAATTTTACAGAATCCATTAATCCGCTCATCTTTTTTCTGGGCACTTCGGCATGGAGACGTTGCGACTAAGTTGCAAGTGATTCAATCCTTTGCTTGGATTGGTGATGAAGAGGTGAGGCAGGTTCTGCGTGCGATATTGAATGATCCAGATGAGGACAAGGAAATTATCGAGGCAGCACGTACAGTTCTTGAAGAATTGGACGAGGAAGAGTTGTTCATAGATCCTGCTGCTAATTTAGATAAAGTAATACCATACCTACATATTGTAGGAGCATCGCATGCTCAGGATGATGAATCATCACGTATGGTTATAGATATGACACTGAAAATGATGGACCCCCCATGTGGGTTGGTTCAACAACAAAATGTGCGAAACTTATGGTCAGAATTCATGCGTAGCAGTTATCCGGACACACCTAGAATTGATCATATTGAGGTATGGTCAGCGGCTCTTGATTATTGGGCGACCAAAATGAGTGATCTTCCAACTTCCTATCAAGAAATTGCACGCCGGTACGGAATTTCTGTGTCGACGGTTAGCCGTTATGCACGCAGGATGGATAGCGTATGTCATATGAAGGACAAGATGAAATAG
- the hisJ gene encoding histidinol-phosphatase HisJ produces MLIDYHTHHVRCGHAIGQLEEYVLKGIEMGLTQLGLSDHMPLIHVDPATYYPEMAMPMDELPRYVEECLTLKERYKEQIDIRLGIEGDYIEGYEAEIEHIITSYPWDYVIGSVHFLGEWDISDYRQTHNWEGQDILTVYERYYDAVKKATATGFYDIMGHIDVIKRFGYRPEVDRIQEVEALENLALTAVSRSGMVMELNASGLSKACEEMFPSKRMVTEAFKLGIPVTVGSDAHDPLRLGEYLDQARALLWDVGYRQLSVFEKRKRSEVPFEI; encoded by the coding sequence ATGCTGATCGATTATCATACACATCATGTCCGTTGTGGACATGCGATCGGACAACTGGAAGAATACGTCCTTAAAGGGATCGAGATGGGCTTAACCCAGCTCGGTCTATCGGATCATATGCCGTTAATTCATGTTGATCCGGCTACGTATTATCCAGAAATGGCTATGCCCATGGACGAACTTCCTCGTTATGTAGAGGAGTGTCTAACCCTTAAAGAACGTTATAAGGAACAGATCGATATTCGCCTCGGTATTGAGGGTGACTACATCGAAGGATATGAAGCAGAGATTGAACATATCATTACATCCTATCCTTGGGATTATGTGATTGGTTCTGTACATTTTCTAGGTGAGTGGGATATTAGTGATTATCGTCAGACTCATAACTGGGAGGGGCAGGATATTCTCACAGTCTATGAAAGGTATTATGATGCTGTCAAGAAGGCTACAGCTACCGGATTCTATGACATTATGGGACATATCGATGTGATTAAACGTTTTGGTTATCGACCGGAAGTGGATAGAATCCAAGAGGTAGAAGCCTTGGAGAATTTGGCACTTACAGCTGTGAGTAGAAGCGGGATGGTTATGGAGTTAAATGCTTCTGGACTATCTAAAGCTTGTGAGGAAATGTTTCCTAGCAAACGGATGGTAACGGAAGCTTTTAAGTTAGGAATTCCGGTTACTGTAGGATCAGATGCACATGATCCGTTACGGCTTGGAGAGTATCTTGATCAGGCACGTGCGTTATTATGGGATGTTGGTTATCGACAGTTATCCGTTTTTGAGAAGCGAAAAAGGTCTGAGGTTCCTTTTGAAATCTAG
- a CDS encoding sensor histidine kinase — MHSKFQVFPKALGFYPYVWLIYISLPIINTAQEHGLKMILGYLMIGVFIISYRQLFFASENGSFSYWLALQMVIIFILSYLYNPYNVFMGFFTASFIGYYTNSFKFKLSLVSFAIIEILPIILNIGKNEPKDYLFIFPFLIIMLISPFGIRSMNKHQQLEMKLDEANERIKEFVKREERMRIARDLHDTLGHTLSLITLKSQIVDRLITKDPQRAQLEAKEIERTSRAALREVRELVSDMRAVTLVEELLEVQVILDNADIIYSFEGDASLVGVPDLTQNILSLCLREAITNIVKHSQAKNCNVRVEHKQAHVILIISDDGIGLLEDHHDGNGMKGMQERLSLMDGSITITSDKGITLRITIPIIIKNQQEEETA, encoded by the coding sequence ATGCACAGTAAATTTCAGGTTTTCCCTAAAGCTCTAGGGTTCTATCCATATGTCTGGCTGATTTACATCTCTCTACCTATTATTAATACCGCACAAGAACATGGTTTGAAAATGATCCTCGGCTATTTGATGATTGGAGTATTCATTATCTCTTATCGACAGCTATTCTTCGCTTCAGAGAACGGTTCATTTTCATATTGGCTAGCCTTACAAATGGTAATTATCTTTATACTCAGCTACCTTTATAACCCTTATAACGTATTCATGGGTTTCTTCACGGCAAGTTTTATTGGATATTACACCAACTCATTTAAGTTTAAGTTATCCTTAGTCTCCTTCGCGATTATTGAAATTCTACCGATTATATTAAACATAGGTAAAAATGAACCTAAGGATTACTTATTTATCTTTCCTTTTCTTATCATTATGCTCATATCTCCTTTTGGAATACGGTCGATGAATAAACACCAGCAGCTAGAGATGAAGCTAGATGAAGCCAATGAACGTATAAAAGAGTTCGTTAAGCGGGAAGAGCGCATGCGTATTGCGAGAGATCTGCATGATACATTGGGTCATACGTTGTCTTTGATTACTTTGAAGAGTCAAATTGTTGATCGCCTTATTACCAAAGACCCTCAGCGCGCTCAACTTGAAGCCAAGGAGATTGAACGAACATCAAGGGCAGCCCTTCGAGAAGTTCGTGAACTTGTATCCGATATGCGTGCAGTTACACTTGTTGAGGAATTGCTTGAGGTCCAGGTTATCTTAGACAATGCTGATATCATCTATTCTTTCGAAGGAGATGCATCACTTGTTGGAGTCCCCGATCTTACGCAGAATATTCTCAGCTTGTGCCTCCGTGAAGCGATCACTAACATTGTCAAACATAGCCAGGCCAAGAACTGCAATGTGCGTGTTGAACATAAACAAGCTCACGTCATCCTAATCATTAGTGATGATGGAATAGGTCTGCTTGAAGATCATCATGATGGAAATGGAATGAAGGGGATGCAAGAGCGATTGTCTTTGATGGATGGCTCCATAACGATAACTTCTGACAAGGGGATAACCTTGCGTATTACTATCCCTATTATTATCAAGAATCAACAAGAGGAGGAGACCGCATGA
- a CDS encoding response regulator transcription factor, whose translation MIRILLAEDQGMLRGALALLLDLEDDIEVVGQACDGEEALSLIASLQPDVCLLDIEMPLKTGLDVAEQLRKLDSVCKVIILTTFARPGYFERAVKADVQGYLLKDGPSDMLAESIRRVMKGHREISPELIFGTIKDKNPLSAREREILSLSAQGKSANEISSILHLSYGTVRNYISEILNKLDTRNRIEAIRMAEEKGWL comes from the coding sequence ATGATACGAATTCTTCTAGCCGAGGATCAAGGGATGCTTCGCGGAGCGTTAGCCTTACTATTAGATTTGGAAGATGATATCGAAGTGGTGGGACAGGCTTGTGACGGGGAAGAGGCCCTCTCACTCATCGCGTCTCTTCAGCCAGATGTCTGCTTGCTAGACATTGAAATGCCCTTGAAAACGGGTCTAGACGTAGCTGAGCAGTTGAGAAAGTTAGATTCAGTATGCAAAGTCATCATTCTGACTACTTTTGCTCGTCCTGGTTATTTCGAACGTGCAGTGAAAGCCGATGTTCAAGGATATCTACTAAAAGATGGACCTAGTGATATGCTAGCAGAGTCCATCCGTCGTGTCATGAAGGGGCATCGGGAGATCTCCCCAGAGCTTATCTTCGGAACGATCAAAGACAAGAATCCCCTTAGCGCCCGGGAACGTGAGATTCTTTCATTATCCGCCCAAGGGAAATCTGCTAATGAAATATCCTCTATACTCCACCTTTCATACGGAACCGTTCGTAATTATATTTCCGAAATCTTGAACAAATTAGATACCCGCAACCGAATTGAGGCTATCCGTATGGCTGAAGAAAAAGGATGGTTGTAA
- the hisF gene encoding imidazole glycerol phosphate synthase subunit HisF — MLAKRIIPCLDVKDGRVVKGVNFVNLRDAGDPVELAALYDREGADELVFLDISASVEGRATMVEVVRQTAGEIAIPFTVGGGISHVDDMKRILRAGADKIGINTAAVNNPQLISEGARRFGSQCIVVAVDAKYNESWGEWEVYTHGGRKASGIRALNWVKEAESLGAGEILLTSMDADGTKDGFDIALTSAVSGLIGIPVIASGGAGTTNHFYDVFTKGKADAGLAATIFHYKEMTIHDLKMDLKHKGVEIR, encoded by the coding sequence ATGCTGGCAAAACGTATCATTCCCTGTCTGGATGTTAAGGACGGTCGGGTTGTGAAAGGTGTTAATTTTGTTAACTTGCGAGATGCGGGTGATCCGGTGGAACTGGCGGCGCTGTATGATCGTGAGGGAGCAGATGAACTCGTATTTCTAGATATCTCCGCTTCGGTGGAAGGCCGTGCAACGATGGTCGAAGTCGTTCGGCAGACTGCAGGCGAAATCGCGATTCCTTTTACAGTAGGTGGAGGGATCTCCCATGTGGATGACATGAAGAGAATTCTACGTGCTGGGGCAGATAAGATCGGTATTAATACAGCAGCGGTGAACAATCCACAATTGATCTCTGAGGGAGCGCGTCGTTTCGGTTCGCAATGTATCGTTGTAGCAGTCGATGCCAAGTACAATGAATCATGGGGCGAGTGGGAAGTATACACGCATGGTGGACGTAAAGCATCGGGTATACGAGCACTAAATTGGGTAAAAGAAGCGGAGTCCCTAGGCGCCGGTGAGATTCTACTTACGAGTATGGATGCGGATGGTACAAAGGATGGATTCGATATTGCTCTTACATCTGCGGTATCTGGACTTATAGGTATTCCTGTTATTGCCTCAGGTGGAGCGGGCACAACCAATCATTTCTATGATGTGTTTACGAAAGGAAAGGCAGATGCAGGATTGGCTGCGACTATTTTTCATTATAAAGAAATGACGATCCATGACTTGAAGATGGATTTAAAGCATAAGGGAGTGGAGATTCGATGA
- a CDS encoding ribose-phosphate diphosphokinase, whose amino-acid sequence MQHKMRVFTGSSNPKLAEEICDKLGVKLGSIKRSRFKSGEIYVNYEESIRNCDVFLVQSLSHPINEMFVELLVMIDAAKRASAHTVNIIVPYYGYARQERKSAPREPISAKMVADVLTTVGANRVITMDLHAPAIQGFFNIPVDHLTALDLISEYLKSKNIVNPVIVSPDAGRASTAEKLANHLDSPFAIMIKKRPSHNESIITHVIGDVKGKTPIIIEDLIDTGTTIVNVVEGLKERGAEDVYVCATHGLFSGSALERLNHPNIREVVVTDSIALPEQYVGQIKVLSVAPMLAQATRIIIEGGSIATLFKDSGM is encoded by the coding sequence ATGCAACATAAGATGCGTGTGTTTACGGGTTCATCAAACCCGAAGCTTGCAGAGGAAATTTGTGATAAATTAGGTGTGAAATTAGGTAGTATTAAGCGTTCGCGCTTTAAAAGTGGAGAGATATACGTCAACTATGAAGAGAGTATTCGGAATTGTGATGTGTTCTTAGTACAATCGCTCTCACACCCGATTAATGAAATGTTCGTGGAGTTACTTGTGATGATAGATGCAGCTAAGAGAGCGTCAGCCCATACGGTTAACATCATAGTACCTTATTATGGTTATGCACGGCAGGAACGGAAATCTGCTCCACGTGAACCGATATCAGCCAAAATGGTAGCCGATGTATTGACTACGGTTGGGGCGAATCGTGTTATTACGATGGACTTACATGCTCCAGCGATTCAGGGATTCTTCAATATCCCGGTGGATCACTTAACGGCACTGGATCTCATTAGTGAGTATTTAAAGTCAAAGAATATTGTGAACCCAGTGATTGTCTCTCCAGATGCTGGACGTGCTTCAACTGCAGAGAAGCTAGCGAATCATCTCGACTCACCATTTGCAATCATGATTAAGAAACGGCCTTCTCATAATGAATCGATTATTACGCATGTCATAGGCGATGTTAAAGGAAAGACTCCGATCATTATAGAAGATTTAATAGATACAGGAACAACCATTGTTAATGTAGTAGAAGGCTTGAAGGAACGTGGAGCAGAGGATGTGTATGTCTGTGCAACACATGGCCTTTTCTCAGGATCCGCCTTAGAACGATTGAATCATCCTAACATTAGAGAGGTCGTCGTAACGGACTCAATAGCCCTTCCTGAACAATATGTAGGTCAGATTAAGGTTCTATCCGTAGCACCAATGCTTGCGCAAGCGACACGCATCATTATTGAAGGTGGATCCATAGCAACCTTGTTCAAAGACTCCGGCATGTAA